ATTACTCATCACAATGCGCCCCGAGTTGCCTTGGAAGACGTGCAGATTGGCGATCAAGTCATCCTCGCAGGCGAGGGGGTGATTGCGTCGGTGAGTGCCGCGAACCGCGACCCACGGGCTTTTGCAGATCCAGATCGCTTCGATATCCACCGGGATGCAAACCACCATCTGGCCTTCGCCTATGGCGTGCACCAATGCCTAGGTCAGGCGCTTGCCCGTTTGGAATTGCAAATTGTGTTCGAGACGCTGTTTCGGCGAATACCCACCCTGAGATTGGCGGTTCCTTTCGAAGAACTCAAATTCAAGCATGAAAGCCTGACCTTCGGCGTGATCGAGATGCCGGTTGAATGGTAGCAGCCAACACAAACGAGAGGTTCTTATGCGCGTTAAAATCGATCACAGCGGCTGTATTGGGGCCGGTCAATGCGTACGCGTCGCGCCTGAGGTCTTTGCTCAGGACGAGGAGGACGGCATGGTTATACTCCTTGATGAAACCCCCCCACCAAGCCAGCGCGACGCGGTGATCAAGGCAGCAAAGCTTTGTCCCGCTCGCATCATTGACGCCGATGACGAGGAACCTCTTTCCCGTGAAGACTGACCTTCTTTCCATCAAAGGCCTTCAGGCTTGGTACGACGAATCTCACATCCTGCACGGCGTCGATCTTCATGTTCAGTCCGGTGAGGTCATAACACTGCTCGGTCGAAACGGAGCGGGAAAGACCACCACTCTCAAGTCGATTATGGGAATCGTTAAGAGGAGAGAAGGCTCAGTCAAATTTGACGGAAAGGAACTCATCGATCGGCCATCGCGCGAGATCGCGAGACGGGGCATTGGTTTCTGCCCCGAGGAGAGGGGAATCTTCGCCAGTCTAAGCGTCGAAGAAAACCTTATGTTGCCGCCGGTGATCAGCAGCGGCGGACTGCCACTGGAC
The window above is part of the Rhodoligotrophos appendicifer genome. Proteins encoded here:
- a CDS encoding ferredoxin, whose product is MRVKIDHSGCIGAGQCVRVAPEVFAQDEEDGMVILLDETPPPSQRDAVIKAAKLCPARIIDADDEEPLSRED
- a CDS encoding ABC transporter ATP-binding protein, coding for MTRNLFPVKTDLLSIKGLQAWYDESHILHGVDLHVQSGEVITLLGRNGAGKTTTLKSIMGIVKRREGSVKFDGKELIDRPSREIARRGIGFCPEERGIFASLSVEENLMLPPVISSGGLPLDEIFLLFPNLKERLNSQGTKLSGGEQQMLAIGRILRTGAKLLLLDEPTEGLAPVIVQQIGATIERLKQKGFTIILVEQNFHFASTIADRHYIVEQGRVIDMIPDDEIERNKEKLNRYLGV